One window from the genome of Larus michahellis chromosome 23, bLarMic1.1, whole genome shotgun sequence encodes:
- the ABHD8 gene encoding protein ABHD8 isoform X2: MLNSITDGLLCCLMGKTTNAVGPLDSVESSNGYSFMEVKPGRILRVRHSAPNRPAPEEPEEPQPGGLERGTVHCKRKITVYRNGQLVIENLGDAVRSEILHCQNGLGEPNSTVELELSDVAGQTPAQAPAGTPGCGTPGCGTREAATAPGKRRKRKPKKVINIDCKKQITSCKGTHSDVVLFFIHGVGGSLDIWKEQLDFFTKLGYEVVAPDLAGHGCSSAPQIAAAYTFYALAEDMRAVFKRYAKKRNILIGHSYGVSFCTFLAHEYPDLVHKVIMINGGGPTALEPSLCSIFNMPTCVLHCLSPCLAWSFLKAGFARQGAKEKQLLKEGNAFNVSSFVLRAMMSGQYWPEGDEVYHAELAVPVLLVHGMHDKFVPVEEDQRMAEILLIAFLKVIDEGSHMVMMECPETVNTLLHEFVLWEPETPAGDGQGEKK, encoded by the exons ATGCTGAACAGCATCACCGATGGGCTCCTGTGCTGCCTGATGGGCAAGACGACGAACGCCGTGGGGCCACTGGACAGTGTTGAGTCCAGCAACGGCTACAGCTTCATGGAGGTGAAGCCGGGGAGGATCCTGCGGGTCAGGCACAGCGCTCCCAACCGCCCGGCCCCGGAGGAGCCCGAGGAGCCCCAGCCGGGGGGCCTGGAGCGGGGCACGGTGCACTGCAAGCGCAAGATCACCGTCTACCGCAACGGGCAGCTGGTGATCGAGAACCTGGGGGATGCCGTCCGCTCCGAGATCCTGCACTGCCAGAATGGCTTGGGGGAACCCAACAGCACCGTGGAGCTGGAGCTCTCCGACGTGGCCGGCCAAACTCCTGCCCAGGCTCCTGCTGGCACGCCAGGATGCGGCACGCCAGGATGCGGCACACGGGAGGCAGCCACTGCGCCCGGCAAGCGTCGGAAGCGTAAACCCAAGAAAGTCATCAACATTGACTGCAAGAAGCAGATCACGAGCTGCAAAGGGACGCACAGCGACGTGGTCCTCTTCTTCATCCATGGCGTGGGCGGCTCGCTGGACATCTGGAAGGAGCAGCTGGACTTCTTTACCAAGCTGGGCTACGAAGTGGTGGCTCCCGACCTGGCTGGCCAcggctgcagctcagctccccaAATTGCTGCCGCGTACACATTCTACGCACTGGCGGAGGACATGAGGGCCGTCTTCAAGCGCTACGCGAAGAAGAGGAATATCCTGATAGGACACTCATACGG gGTGTCCTTCTGCACCTTCCTCGCCCACGAGTACCCAGACCTGGTCCATAAGGTGATCATGATCAACGGAGGGGGCCCGACAGCGCTGGAGCCCAGCCTCTGCTCCATCTTCAACATGCCCACCTGCGTGCTGCACTGCCTCTCCCCGTGCCTGGCCTGGAGCTTCCTCAA GGCTGGCTTCGCTCGCCAGGGTGccaaagaaaagcagctgctgaaggaaggCAACGCCTTCAACGTCTCCTCCTTCGTGCTGCGCGCCATGATGAGCGGGCAGTACTGGCCGGAGGGCGATGAGGTTTACCACGCGGAGCTGGCCGTGCCCGTGCTCCTGGTCCATGGCATGCACGACAAGTTTGTCCCGGTGGAGGAGGACCAACGAATGGCCGAG ATCCTGCTGATCGCCTTCCTGAAGGTGATCGATGAGGGCAGCCACATGGTGATGATGGAGTGTCCCGAGACGGTGAACACGCTGCTCCACGAGTTTGTCCTGTGGGAGCCCGAGACGCCAGCTGGGGACGGGCAAGGGGAGAAGAAATAA
- the ABHD8 gene encoding protein ABHD8 isoform X1: MCWAGTGAPGLLAGRQLSGPREDAGARLGVWGSVDLRGGGSGGFPKHGSIMLNSITDGLLCCLMGKTTNAVGPLDSVESSNGYSFMEVKPGRILRVRHSAPNRPAPEEPEEPQPGGLERGTVHCKRKITVYRNGQLVIENLGDAVRSEILHCQNGLGEPNSTVELELSDVAGQTPAQAPAGTPGCGTPGCGTREAATAPGKRRKRKPKKVINIDCKKQITSCKGTHSDVVLFFIHGVGGSLDIWKEQLDFFTKLGYEVVAPDLAGHGCSSAPQIAAAYTFYALAEDMRAVFKRYAKKRNILIGHSYGVSFCTFLAHEYPDLVHKVIMINGGGPTALEPSLCSIFNMPTCVLHCLSPCLAWSFLKAGFARQGAKEKQLLKEGNAFNVSSFVLRAMMSGQYWPEGDEVYHAELAVPVLLVHGMHDKFVPVEEDQRMAEILLIAFLKVIDEGSHMVMMECPETVNTLLHEFVLWEPETPAGDGQGEKK; this comes from the exons ATGTGTTGGGCTGGGACTGGAGCGCCGGGGCTCCTCGCTGGCCGGCAGCTCTCCGGTCCCCGGGAGGACGCAGGGGCCAGGCTGGGTGTGTGGGGGTCGGTGGATCTCCGAGGAGGAGGCAGTGGTGGCTTCCCCAAACATG GGAGCATAATGCTGAACAGCATCACCGATGGGCTCCTGTGCTGCCTGATGGGCAAGACGACGAACGCCGTGGGGCCACTGGACAGTGTTGAGTCCAGCAACGGCTACAGCTTCATGGAGGTGAAGCCGGGGAGGATCCTGCGGGTCAGGCACAGCGCTCCCAACCGCCCGGCCCCGGAGGAGCCCGAGGAGCCCCAGCCGGGGGGCCTGGAGCGGGGCACGGTGCACTGCAAGCGCAAGATCACCGTCTACCGCAACGGGCAGCTGGTGATCGAGAACCTGGGGGATGCCGTCCGCTCCGAGATCCTGCACTGCCAGAATGGCTTGGGGGAACCCAACAGCACCGTGGAGCTGGAGCTCTCCGACGTGGCCGGCCAAACTCCTGCCCAGGCTCCTGCTGGCACGCCAGGATGCGGCACGCCAGGATGCGGCACACGGGAGGCAGCCACTGCGCCCGGCAAGCGTCGGAAGCGTAAACCCAAGAAAGTCATCAACATTGACTGCAAGAAGCAGATCACGAGCTGCAAAGGGACGCACAGCGACGTGGTCCTCTTCTTCATCCATGGCGTGGGCGGCTCGCTGGACATCTGGAAGGAGCAGCTGGACTTCTTTACCAAGCTGGGCTACGAAGTGGTGGCTCCCGACCTGGCTGGCCAcggctgcagctcagctccccaAATTGCTGCCGCGTACACATTCTACGCACTGGCGGAGGACATGAGGGCCGTCTTCAAGCGCTACGCGAAGAAGAGGAATATCCTGATAGGACACTCATACGG gGTGTCCTTCTGCACCTTCCTCGCCCACGAGTACCCAGACCTGGTCCATAAGGTGATCATGATCAACGGAGGGGGCCCGACAGCGCTGGAGCCCAGCCTCTGCTCCATCTTCAACATGCCCACCTGCGTGCTGCACTGCCTCTCCCCGTGCCTGGCCTGGAGCTTCCTCAA GGCTGGCTTCGCTCGCCAGGGTGccaaagaaaagcagctgctgaaggaaggCAACGCCTTCAACGTCTCCTCCTTCGTGCTGCGCGCCATGATGAGCGGGCAGTACTGGCCGGAGGGCGATGAGGTTTACCACGCGGAGCTGGCCGTGCCCGTGCTCCTGGTCCATGGCATGCACGACAAGTTTGTCCCGGTGGAGGAGGACCAACGAATGGCCGAG ATCCTGCTGATCGCCTTCCTGAAGGTGATCGATGAGGGCAGCCACATGGTGATGATGGAGTGTCCCGAGACGGTGAACACGCTGCTCCACGAGTTTGTCCTGTGGGAGCCCGAGACGCCAGCTGGGGACGGGCAAGGGGAGAAGAAATAA
- the MRPL34 gene encoding large ribosomal subunit protein bL34m — protein sequence MAALGRLWPPALGGRFRLLQQAAACSSQLRTASVLSSSLALPLGSRLSLRSHPSLGNHHSLGSHPSFEPAGIHPSPASPWNHQQIRTKARGNEYQPNNRKRKRTHGWIKRISTPGGIEVILRRMLKGRKSLTH from the exons ATGGCGGCGCTGGGCCGCCTCTGGCCGCCCGCCCTTGGCGGCAG ATTTCGTctcctgcagcaagctgcagcctGCTCTTCCCAGCTGCGAACAGCCTCCGTCCTCTCGAGCTCCCTGGCGCTGCCCCTCGGAAGCCGTCTCTCCCTCAGAAGCCATCCCTCCTTGGGAAACCACCATTCCTTGGGAAGCCATCCCTCCTTCGAGCCCGCTGGCATCCATCCCAGCCCGGCGTCTCCCTGGAACCACCAGCAGATCCGCACAAAAGCGCGAGGGAACGAATACCAACCCAACAACCGCAAACGCAAGCGGACCCATGGCTGGATCAAGCGCATCAGCACGCCGGGCGGCATCGAGGTCATCCTCCGGCGTATGCTGAAGGGCAGGAAATCTCTGACCCACTGA